The nucleotide window TACAATCCGGCTTCGAAGACTCGCACCTGGCAGGTCGGCGCGATGCGTGACCTGATGCTCGACCACCGTGAACCGGGTACCCCGGTGGTGATTGGGCGCTCGGTATCGGGTGCCGACGAGGACGTCCGGGTGATGCGTCTGGCGGACCTCGATCCCGCCGATATCGATATGCGCTGCCTGCTGATCGTGGGATCGTCCCAAACGCAGTGGTATTCAGTCGATTCCAAGGACTGGGTGTTCACCCCTCGTCGATACCCGGCGTGAGTTGAATCCCAGGGCGCAGCGCCATGGCAACGAAATCCAGCCGCCACAACGACTGGAACAGCTTGAGACCGAATGTTTCGAGTTCGGCCGCGCTGGCTTTGGCCTGGCCGCGCGCCACACAGCCGACAATCTCACGGATGGTGCGGCGGCCATCGATGTGTTGTACAAACGGTAGCTGCGCCGGCTTGGGAGTCATCCGCCAACCGGGCCAGATCATTTCACCGCCCGACACCTCACAACGTGTCCGCAATAGCGGAACGTAGTCGAGGGAGTCGTCCGTCGAAAAATCTATCGTGTAGCCGTCTCTAGGACGATCGGGATGGCACGCCATGAACAGATGAACACCATTCAACGTTTCCAGACGTTCCATCACCGACCATAGTTTTCGGTCGGGCAATGCGTTCACCGCCGCATAGAACTTGCTGTCCGGCAAGAAGAAATCGTGCGGGTAATACGGTGTTTTCTGAAACCAGCCTTGGAACACCAATCCGGCGGCGGTTACGAGATCGACGCACTCTTCCACGGTGTAACTGCGTTGGCGTCCGTGCAGAAAAGTATCGACCAACGCCGCATCCGATGTTAGGTCCCGGGCCTTTTTCAGATAGCTCTGTACTGGATGGTACGGCGGCAGCAGTGCGATCGCTTCCTTGACCATGGTGACCGAGGCGTCGTCCTGGCCCAGTTCGAGATCGCGGAAAACCGAATCCAATAAATCGACGCCCACGCGGCCGTACTTGCCATACAACATCACCGCTATCACGCCATCGCGGCGCACACGGCCGGCCAGCGCCTTCATGCCGGCAAGCGGATCTGCCATGTGATGCAGCACGCCGCTGGATACCACGAGGTCGAAGTCACGCCCCAATGTCGACAGCTCTTCGATAGGAAGCAGCCGCAACTCAAGGTTGGCCAGATCGTACTTGTCTTTCAGATACTGCTGATGGTCCAGCGAGGACTGGCTGACATCGACCGCGACCACCTTTGCCGCACGATTGGTGAAGGCGAAAATCGCTGCCTGGTTGGTGCCGCAACCGGCGATCAAAATATCGAGATCGGGCCGGTATTCCCGGTCGGGCCACAGAATCCGGTGGGAGTACGCCGGGTCGAACCATTCCCAGTTGGCCGAAGTCCATGCGTCTAGATCCTCGATGGGATGGGGGTATATCCACCGCTGGTACTGACGCGAGACGATGTCGGCACGCGGATCATCGTTCACTTCGGCGCTGGCTCCTTCGGTTGTCGGGCCAGCTAACGAGTGCTCCCGTCCGTGCCGCCCGTGCCCGACGCGGGAGTAGCCGCTGGGACAACCCCTGGATCGCCGGCAATGCGTTCAAACGAACTACCGTATCCAGCCGGCTGGGAAGTCGCCACATCGGCGGGCTCGCCCAACAGCAACGAACGAACCAGCCGGCGCGGTCCGAATGGGCGCAGCATGGCACTCGCCGGGCGTGGACGGACGCGCTGCGGCCACCAGAACCAACGCCCGAGCAGCGCGGCGACCGACGGAGTCATGAGCGAGCGCACGACCAGGGTGTCGAACAGCAGGCCGAGGCCAATCGTGCTGCCGGCCTGGCCAATCGAACGCAGGTCGCTGGCAACCATGGACAACATGGTGAAGGCGAACACCAGCCCCGCAGCGGTGACCACCCCGCCCGTTTCGCCCATCGAACGAATGATGCCGGTCTTCAGTCCGGCGCCGTTCTCCTCCTGGAAGCGGGAAACCAGCAAGAGGTTGTAGTCGGATCCGACCGCCAACAAAATGATCACCCCGAACACGGGCGCGATCCAGTTCAGATCCAGGCCCAGCAAGTGCTGCCAGACCAGCACGGACAGCCCGAATGCGGCGCCTAGCGACAGCAACACCGTGCCGACGATGACCAGCGAGGCCACCAGTGCCCGGGTGATGATGACCATGACGACGAAGATGAGCGTCAGGGCCGCTATTCCCACGATCAGGATGTCGTATTTCGCCCCGGTCTGGATGTCGTTGTAGATTGCCGCGGTCCCGGCGAGAGAGAACTTGGCGTCGGCCAGCGGTGTCCCCTTCACCGCTTGGCGCGCGGCGTTGAGTTCCGGCTTGACCGCCGCGATGCCCTTCGGGGTCGCCGGATCTGAATCGTGGGTGATGATGAAGCGCGCGGCCGTACCGTCGGGAGACAGGAACAGTTTCAGGCCGCGTTGAAAGTCGGGGTTGTCGAACGCTTCCGGCGGCAGATAGAAGTAGTCGTCGGCCTTGGCGGCGTCGAAGGCCTGGCCCATCGCGCTAGCGGTGTCGGTCATCCGGGACATCTGCGTGACCAGCCCCGAAAAGCTGCTGTGCAGGGTCAGCAGGGTGCCGCGCATGGAGGTTGCCACCGCGATCATTGACGGGAACTCCGCCTGCATCTGGGGAAGTATCGCGTCGACGTTGTTCATATCGCCGATGAGCGTGTCCATGTTCTCGCTGAACTTGTCGACGCCGTCGATGGCTTCGAAGACCGATCTCGATGCCCAGCAGACCGGGATGTTGAAGCAGTGCTGTTCCCAATACAAATAGCCGCGCAACGGTCGCGCGAAATCATCGAAATCGGCTAGAT belongs to Mycobacterium basiliense and includes:
- a CDS encoding class I SAM-dependent methyltransferase encodes the protein MNDDPRADIVSRQYQRWIYPHPIEDLDAWTSANWEWFDPAYSHRILWPDREYRPDLDILIAGCGTNQAAIFAFTNRAAKVVAVDVSQSSLDHQQYLKDKYDLANLELRLLPIEELSTLGRDFDLVVSSGVLHHMADPLAGMKALAGRVRRDGVIAVMLYGKYGRVGVDLLDSVFRDLELGQDDASVTMVKEAIALLPPYHPVQSYLKKARDLTSDAALVDTFLHGRQRSYTVEECVDLVTAAGLVFQGWFQKTPYYPHDFFLPDSKFYAAVNALPDRKLWSVMERLETLNGVHLFMACHPDRPRDGYTIDFSTDDSLDYVPLLRTRCEVSGGEMIWPGWRMTPKPAQLPFVQHIDGRRTIREIVGCVARGQAKASAAELETFGLKLFQSLWRLDFVAMALRPGIQLTPGIDEG